From Pelagibacterium flavum:
TCGTGCGCGGCTATGATGCGGTTACGGGCGAACTCGCCTGGGCCTGGGATCTGGAAAATCCCGACAGCCGCACCGCGCCTCCCGAAGGGGAAACCTATTCGCGCGGCACGCCCAACATGTGGACCATCGCGGCAGCCGACGAGGAACTGGGGCTGGTGTATCTGCCCCTGGGCAATTCGGCCGTCGATTATTACGGCTCGAACCGCTCGGAGCTGGAAAACGAATACGCCACCTCGATCGTCGCGGTCGATGCAACCACGGGCGATGACGTCTGGCACTTCCAGACCGTCCATAACGACGTCTGGGACTATGATCTGGGAAGCCAGCCCGCGCTGGTCGATTTCCCCACCGGCGAGGGCAGTGTTCCCGCCATCATCGTTTCCACCAAGCAGGGCGACATCTACATCCTCGACCGCGAAACCGGCGAGCCGCTCTTTGCCCCCGAGGAACGCGAAGTGCCCCAGGGCGGGGTCGAACCCGACTATCTCTCGCCCACCCAGCCCTTTTCGACCTACCACACGCTCGCCTTCGAGCCGCTTGAAGAAAAAGACATGTGGGGCATGACACCGCTCGATCAGCTCTGGTGCCGCATCCAGTTCCGCCAGGCCCATTACGAGGGCATCTACACCCCGCCCACCTCCGATCAGCGCTGGATCCAGTATCCGGGCTATAATGGCGGGCAGGATTGGGGATCGCTGGCCGTCGACGAAGAGCGCGGCATCATGATCGCCAATTACAACAACATGCCCAATTACAACCGCCTGATCCCGCGTGAAGAGGCCGACGAGATGGGCGTTCGCGCCATTTTCGAGCCCGAATGGGAGCGCGGCGCGGAAGGTCCGGGACCACAGCTCGGTTCGCCCTACGCCATCGCGGTCAATGCCGGCTGGCGCCAGTCGACGGGGCTTTTGTGCAGCGAGCCGCCCTATGGCGGCATCCGGGCCATCGATCTGGAAACCGGGGAAACGCTCTGGGACAAACCTTTCGGTAGCGCCCGCAAGAACGGTCCCTGGGGTATCCCCTCGATGTTGCCCATCCCTATCGGCACGCCCAACAATGGCGGCCCGATCGTTACGGCCAGCGGCCTGATCTTCATCGCCGCGACAACCGATGATCTCATCCGGGCCATCGATATCGAAACCGGCGAAACCGTCTGGCAGGACACCCTGCCCGGTGGCGGGCAGACAACGCCCATCATCTATGAAGTCGCGGGCCGCCAGTTCCTGGTCATCGCGCCGGGCGGCCACCACTTCATGGAAACCCCGGTCTCGGACGCCGTCATCGCCTGGGCCCTGCCCGAGACCGTCCAGGCGGTCGAAGGCGCCACCGGCGATTAGGAGGACAAGGCTAGCCCTCCCACCTTGGTCATCCCGGGCTCGGCCCGGGATCCAGTAGCCGCCAGCGTCGGCGGTTCCATCTCCGGCGCTGAGTGTACTCGGCCCCGGCGTCCGCCTTGCTGCGCCATCATCGCCCCTTGACCACCCCCATCAAATCCGATTTGGCTTGCCGCGCCGAAATCACTTCAGGATCGTGTGCCCAGGATGCGTGGCCAGCTTGCCCTCTTGCTCTCCTCCCGCCGCTGGGAGCAGTTCATCATCACGGTGATCGTTATCAATGCCATCACGCTGGGGCTCGAAACGTCCCCGGAGGTCATGGCGGCCATCGGCCCGGCGCTCGTCGCGCTCGACTCGATCATCCTGGCGATCTTTGTCGTTGAAATCGCGCTGCAGCTCTACGCGCACGGGTTCAAATTCTTCCGCGATCCGTGGTCGATCTTTGATTTTGCCATCGTCGCCATCGCGCTCATTCCCGCCTCGGGCCCCTTCACCGTTTTGCGCGCCCTGCGCATCCTGCGGGTCTTGCGGCTGATTTCGGTGGTGCCATCGCTGCGCAAGGTCATTGGCGGGCTGGTTGCGTCCCTGCCCGGCATCGCCTCGATCTTTGTCTTGCTCATGCTGGTGTTTTACGTCTTTGCCGTCATGGCGACCAAGCTCTACGGCGCCACATTCCCCCAATGGTTCGGCTCGATCCCAGCTTCGTTCTACACCCTGTTCCAGGTGATGACGCTGGAAAGCTGGTCGATGGGCATTGTGCGGCCGGTCATGGAGGTTCACCCCTCCGCCTGGCTTCTTTTCGTGCCCTTCATCGGCGCCACCGCCTTGACGGTGCTCAACCTGTTCATCGGTGTGAT
This genomic window contains:
- a CDS encoding outer membrane protein assembly factor BamB family protein; the encoded protein is MDDTHRARRGFGFWAAMVIGAIIAIFGVPILAGGVWLAALGGSWYYILAGIGLLITAFFLFRRSMLAVWVYLVTFAGTVVWALWEAGFDGWAQVPRLVAPTVVLVLVLATIPALRGRFARPASTAAAAIAGGLALAGSLSVLTISQQGTAIAQDAPAADEAAPVEETEAPVTEILPEEPGEVPEGQAPTIETDEAAPVQGAAPPSPEAPAAPETGEEATGDTTPTGVEARAPLATMEVGENWPAYGGTYHGTRYSPLDQITPDNVGELTRVWEFHSGDLPEGDASSYSPENTPLKVGDDLYHCTAMGIMVAIDAATGLEEWRYDPEVPTDAIPYGATCRGAAYFEVPDADPDAICATRILWGTLDARLLAVDARTGQPCPDFGLAGEVYLEEGLGDTVPGWYAVTSPPTIVRGIAVMGAQVNDGQAEDAPSGVVRGYDAVTGELAWAWDLENPDSRTAPPEGETYSRGTPNMWTIAAADEELGLVYLPLGNSAVDYYGSNRSELENEYATSIVAVDATTGDDVWHFQTVHNDVWDYDLGSQPALVDFPTGEGSVPAIIVSTKQGDIYILDRETGEPLFAPEEREVPQGGVEPDYLSPTQPFSTYHTLAFEPLEEKDMWGMTPLDQLWCRIQFRQAHYEGIYTPPTSDQRWIQYPGYNGGQDWGSLAVDEERGIMIANYNNMPNYNRLIPREEADEMGVRAIFEPEWERGAEGPGPQLGSPYAIAVNAGWRQSTGLLCSEPPYGGIRAIDLETGETLWDKPFGSARKNGPWGIPSMLPIPIGTPNNGGPIVTASGLIFIAATTDDLIRAIDIETGETVWQDTLPGGGQTTPIIYEVAGRQFLVIAPGGHHFMETPVSDAVIAWALPETVQAVEGATGD
- a CDS encoding ion transporter, translating into MRGQLALLLSSRRWEQFIITVIVINAITLGLETSPEVMAAIGPALVALDSIILAIFVVEIALQLYAHGFKFFRDPWSIFDFAIVAIALIPASGPFTVLRALRILRVLRLISVVPSLRKVIGGLVASLPGIASIFVLLMLVFYVFAVMATKLYGATFPQWFGSIPASFYTLFQVMTLESWSMGIVRPVMEVHPSAWLLFVPFIGATALTVLNLFIGVIVSAMQEEHDSEATTQRQELRSETELVLAEVRALRAEVAELRREQTSGK